One genomic window of Hippopotamus amphibius kiboko isolate mHipAmp2 chromosome 10, mHipAmp2.hap2, whole genome shotgun sequence includes the following:
- the HHLA2 gene encoding HERV-H LTR-associating protein 2 isoform X2 translates to MKAQAALSFFILIPSLCGSQDTFFVASFSHVSMSEQIVIGRLDEDIVLPCLFESGPDVVIHWKNQDNYVYSYYKDSDQLEKQDRRYVNRTSLFRGEIHNGNASLCFKRLSLQDEGIYICYVGTLPGKITNKVVLKVAAFVAPMMKYEKDTTGGFLICNVLSVYPYPIITWKVDNTTVSENKLEEVGSLGPFSINRRVNITDLNSSYQCAIENTLLKQTWTGRWTMKDGLHKMQSEDVSLSCKCENSSFLLNQDFTVTWSRVESGNSFVLAYFLSSSQETIINKSRLSWNEELINLHDFSLTLKDLRLSDSGEYLCNISSSKYTLLTIQTLHVEASQETVVTIIVPTLVIVVVAILLLSVAIRAGKLRRCIRTERPLPTDQRSSNDGSAEENKALSGCSSNTESEDRS, encoded by the exons ATGAAGGCACAGGCAGCACTGTCTTTCTTCATTCTTATACCATCTCTATGTGGATCTCAAG ATACATTCTTTGTAGCTTCCTTCAGTCATGTTAGTATGAGTGAGCAAATAGTCATTGGAAGACTTGATGAAGATATAGTTCTCCCTTGCTTATTTGAGAGTGGGCCTGATGTTGTAATTCACTGGAAGAATCAAGATAACTACGTTTACTCATACTACAAAGACAGTGACCAGTTGGAAAAGCAAGATCGCAGATATGTAAACAGGACATCCCTCTTCCGTGGTGAAATTCACAATGGGAATGCCTCCCTATGTTTCAAAAGGTTAAGCCTTCAGGATGAAGGAATTTATATATGCTATGTGGGAACATTACctggaaaaatcacaaacaaaGTGGTACTAAAAGTGGCAG CTTTTGTTGCACCTATGATGAAGTATGAAAAGGACACCACGGGCGGCTTCTTAATATGCAATGTGCTAAGTGTTTATCCTTATCCAATTATCACATGGAAAGTGGATAATACAACTGTCTCTGAAAACAAGTTGGAAGAAGTTGGATCTTTGGGTCCTTTTTCTATTAACAGGAGAGTAAATATTACAGATTTAAATTCATCTTATCAATGTGCTATTGAAAATACACTGCTGAAGCAAACATGGACAGGGAGATGGACAATGAAAG ACGGTCTTCATAAAATGCAAAGTGAAGATGTTTCACTCTCATGTAAATGTGAAAATAGTTCTTTCCTACTAAATCAAGACTTCACAGTCACCTGGTCCAGAGTGGAAAGTGGGAATTCTTTCGTCCTGGCTTATTTTCTGAGCTCCTCACAGGAAACAATTATCAACAAATCCCGACTTTCATGGAACGAAGAACTAATAAACCTGCATGATTTCTCTTTGACTTTGAAGGATCTTCGTCTTTCAGACAGCGGGGAGTACTTGTGCAATATTTCTTCAAGCAAATATACGTTACTCACCATCCAAACACTGCATGTAG aagCAAGTCAAGAAACAGTTGTCACAATAATTGTTCCAACTTTGGTGATAGTTGTGGTGGCAATTTTGTTGCTTTCAGTGGCAATTCGAGCTGGTAAATTAAGAAGATGCATCAGAACAG AAAGGCCTCTGCCGACTGATCAGAGATCTAGCAATGACGGAAGTGCAGAAGAAAATAAG GCTCTTAGCGGATGTTCATCCAATACAGAAAGTGAAGACAGGAGTTGA
- the HHLA2 gene encoding HERV-H LTR-associating protein 2 isoform X1: MKAQAALSFFILIPSLCGSQDTFFVASFSHVSMSEQIVIGRLDEDIVLPCLFESGPDVVIHWKNQDNYVYSYYKDSDQLEKQDRRYVNRTSLFRGEIHNGNASLCFKRLSLQDEGIYICYVGTLPGKITNKVVLKVAAFVAPMMKYEKDTTGGFLICNVLSVYPYPIITWKVDNTTVSENKLEEVGSLGPFSINRRVNITDLNSSYQCAIENTLLKQTWTGRWTMKDGLHKMQSEDVSLSCKCENSSFLLNQDFTVTWSRVESGNSFVLAYFLSSSQETIINKSRLSWNEELINLHDFSLTLKDLRLSDSGEYLCNISSSKYTLLTIQTLHTFCLFYLEASQETVVTIIVPTLVIVVVAILLLSVAIRAGKLRRCIRTERPLPTDQRSSNDGSAEENKVRHFLYQTIYSIRMHCKKDN; this comes from the exons ATGAAGGCACAGGCAGCACTGTCTTTCTTCATTCTTATACCATCTCTATGTGGATCTCAAG ATACATTCTTTGTAGCTTCCTTCAGTCATGTTAGTATGAGTGAGCAAATAGTCATTGGAAGACTTGATGAAGATATAGTTCTCCCTTGCTTATTTGAGAGTGGGCCTGATGTTGTAATTCACTGGAAGAATCAAGATAACTACGTTTACTCATACTACAAAGACAGTGACCAGTTGGAAAAGCAAGATCGCAGATATGTAAACAGGACATCCCTCTTCCGTGGTGAAATTCACAATGGGAATGCCTCCCTATGTTTCAAAAGGTTAAGCCTTCAGGATGAAGGAATTTATATATGCTATGTGGGAACATTACctggaaaaatcacaaacaaaGTGGTACTAAAAGTGGCAG CTTTTGTTGCACCTATGATGAAGTATGAAAAGGACACCACGGGCGGCTTCTTAATATGCAATGTGCTAAGTGTTTATCCTTATCCAATTATCACATGGAAAGTGGATAATACAACTGTCTCTGAAAACAAGTTGGAAGAAGTTGGATCTTTGGGTCCTTTTTCTATTAACAGGAGAGTAAATATTACAGATTTAAATTCATCTTATCAATGTGCTATTGAAAATACACTGCTGAAGCAAACATGGACAGGGAGATGGACAATGAAAG ACGGTCTTCATAAAATGCAAAGTGAAGATGTTTCACTCTCATGTAAATGTGAAAATAGTTCTTTCCTACTAAATCAAGACTTCACAGTCACCTGGTCCAGAGTGGAAAGTGGGAATTCTTTCGTCCTGGCTTATTTTCTGAGCTCCTCACAGGAAACAATTATCAACAAATCCCGACTTTCATGGAACGAAGAACTAATAAACCTGCATGATTTCTCTTTGACTTTGAAGGATCTTCGTCTTTCAGACAGCGGGGAGTACTTGTGCAATATTTCTTCAAGCAAATATACGTTACTCACCATCCAAACACTGCAT acattttgtttgttttatttagaagCAAGTCAAGAAACAGTTGTCACAATAATTGTTCCAACTTTGGTGATAGTTGTGGTGGCAATTTTGTTGCTTTCAGTGGCAATTCGAGCTGGTAAATTAAGAAGATGCATCAGAACAG AAAGGCCTCTGCCGACTGATCAGAGATCTAGCAATGACGGAAGTGCAGAAGAAAATAAGGTAAGGCATTTCCTTTATCAAACTATTTATAGTATAAGAATGCACTGTAAAAAAGATAACTGA